One Apis cerana isolate GH-2021 linkage group LG15, AcerK_1.0, whole genome shotgun sequence DNA window includes the following coding sequences:
- the LOC107993349 gene encoding cullin-associated NEDD8-dissociated protein 1 isoform X1, translating into MASVSYQIANLLEKMTSTDKDFRFMATNDLMSELQKDNIKLDDDSERKVVKMLLKLLEDKNGEVQNLAVKCLGPLVNKVKEYQVETIVDALCINMVSDKEQLRDISSIGLKTVISELPLGSSALVANVCKRITGRLSSAIEKQEDVSVQLEALDIMADLLSRFGALLITFHSTILAALLPQLSSPRQAVRKRTIIALSHLLTSSNNYLYNKLVDHLLEGLYTQTAKNVIRTYIQCIASICRQAGHRFGEQIEKVMPLIVQYSNEDDDELREYCLQAFESFVYRCPKEITPHINKIIEICLVYITYDPNYNYDDDMNDMSDGEDVMMEVEEDGEEDAEDEYSDDDDMSWKVRRAAAKCLEAVVSSRRELLPELYKIVSPALILRFKEREENVKSDIFHAYIALLRQTRPATGVPLDPDAMEDDDGPIALLQQQVPLIVKAVHRQMKEKSIKTRQDCFSLLKELVLVLPGALSNHIPALIPGIQYSLGDKNSSSNMKIDTLAFVHTLLITHQPEVFHAHMAVLAPPIITAVGDPFYKITAEALLVLQQLVQVIRPHDKTCYFDFTSLSGEIYRCTLMRLRTADIDQEVKERAIACMGQILAHFGDTLFDELHICLPIFLDRLRNEITRLTTVKALTCIAASPLRVDLNQIMEEAIPILGSFLRKNQRALKLCSLPLLDTLVRNYSSTLHADLLDKVTTELPALLNETDLHIAQLTLNLLTTIAKLHPVALTRVSDNILPEILVLVKSPLLQGVALNSMLEFFQALVQADIPGLGYRELLSMLLAPVSQSVLHKQAYHSLAKCAAALTITWHQEAQAVVEQFLKDVQNPQSDAQHIFALLVIGEIGRHVDLSGISSLKHIILNSFSSHSEEVKSAASYTLGNIAVGNLPKYLPFILKEIEAQPKRQYLLLHSLKEIITCQSASPSGVSHLQNFVPSIWMLLYRHCECTEEGTRNVVAECLGKLTLIDPATLLPRLQESLKSTSALLRTTTVTAVKFTISDQPQQIDVMLKQCMDNFLVALEDPDLNVRRVALVAFNSAAHNKPMLIRDLLDSVLPHLYAETKIKKELIREVEMGPFKHTVDDGLDLRKAAFECMYTLLDSCLDRLDVFEFLNHVENGLRDHYDIKMLTYLMTARLAQLCPTAVLQRLERLVEPLKSTCTMKVKANSVKQEYEKQDELKRSALRAVAALLTIPDAGEKYKNLLQIKINFIIYFINFFSSISDKNPSLSEFVTQIKSTPELQPLFEVIQKDCTGSNVNETNVMDQS; encoded by the exons ATGGCTAGTGTTTCTTATCAAATTGCAAACCTGCTGGAAAag atGACATCCACTGATAAGGATTTTAGATTTATGGCAACTAATGATTTAATGAGTGAACTCCAGAAAGACAATATCAAATTGGATGATGATTCAGAACGTAAAGTTGTGAAAATGCTTTTAAAACTATTGGAGGATAAAAATGGAGAAGTACAAAATCTTGCTGTAAAATG TTTGGGCCCACTAGTCAATAAGGTAAAGGAGTATCAGGTGGAAACTATTGTAGATGCCCTATGTATTAACATGGTATCGGATAAAGAACAATTAAGAGATATTTCCAGTATTGGTTTGAAGACTGTAATATCTGAACTTCCTTTGGGATCTAGTGCACTTGTTGCAAATGTTTGTAAACGAATAACTGGTCGACTAAGTAGTGCTatagaaaaa CAGGAGGATGTGTCTGTACAACTTGAGGCACTTGATATTATGGCTGATTTATTGTCTCGTTTTGGTGCTTTATTAATTACGTTTCATTCCACCATTTTGGCTGCATTATTACCGCAACTTTCTTCTCCTCGTCAAGCAGTTCGAAAGCGTACTATAATAGCACTGAGTCATCTTCTAACTTCgagcaataattatttgtataataaacttGTAGATCATTTACTTGAAGGTCTTTATACACAAACAGCGAAAAATGTAATACGTACTTATATACAATGCATTGCTTCTATTTG tcgTCAAGCAGGACACAGATTTGGAGaacaaatagaaaaagttATGCCattaattgtacaatataGTAACGAAGATGATGATGAATTAAGAGAATATTGTTTGCAAGCATTTGAATCATTTGTATACAGATGTCCCAAAGAAATTACTCcgcatataaataaa attatagaaatttgtttGGTTTATATCACATATGatccaaattataattatgatgatGATATGAACGATATGTCTGATGGAGAAGATGTTATGATGGAAGTAGAAGAAGATGGAGAAGAAGATGCAGAAGATGAATATTCAGATGATGATGATATGAGCTGGAAAGTTCGTAGAGCAGCTGCAAAATGTCTTGAAGCTGTTGTATCTAGTAGACGGGAACTTCTTCCTGAACTTTATAAGATTGTTTCTCCAGCtttgattttaagatttaaag aaagagaggaaaatgtAAAGTCTGATATTTTTCACGCATACATTGCACTTCTAAGACAAACAAGACCAGCTACCGGGGTGCCTCTTGATCCCGATGCAATGGAAGATGACGATGGACCTATTGCATTGTTACAACAACAAGTTCCATTAATTGTGAAAGCTGTCCATCgtcaaatgaaagaaaaaagtattaaaacgaGACAAGATtgtttttcgttattaaaagaattagttCTTGTATTGCCTGGTGCTTTGAGTAATCACATACCAGCATTAATACCTGGTATACAATATTCTTTGggagataaaaattcttcatcaAATATGAAGATCGATACATTGGCATTTGTACatactttattaataactcATCAACCGGAAGTCTTTCATGCTCATATGGCAGTCTTAGCACCTCCAATTATAACAGCTGTGGGAGatccattttataaaattacagcAGAAGCATTGTTGGTATTACAACAACTTGTACAAGTAATCAGACCACATg atAAAACatgttattttgattttacatCATTATCTGGAGAAATATATCGATGCACATTAATGAGATTGAGAACAGCAGACATTGATCAAGAAGTAAAAGAAAGAGCAATTGCTTGTATGGGACAAATTCTCGCACATTTCGGAGATACTTTGTTCGATGAATTGCATATATGCCTTCCTATATTCCTGGACAGACTCCGTAATGAAATTACTCGACTTACAACAGTAAAAGCTTTAACATGTATAGCAGCATCTCCTTTAAGAGTAGATCTTAATCAAATTATG gaagAAGCAATTCCAATTCTTGGAtcttttctaagaaaaaatcaacgagctttaaaattatgttctcTTCCACTTTTGGATACATTGGTCCGAAATTATAGTTCTACTCTTCATGCAGATTTATTGGATaag GTGACTACAGAATTACCAGCGTTATTAAATGAAACTGATTTACATATTGCGCAATTAACGCTTAATCTCCTCACCACCATAGCAAAATTACATCCAGTCGCTCTCACGCGAGTTTCTGATAATATCCTTCCAGAAATATTAGTTTTAGTAAAATCTCCACTTTTACaag GAGTGGCTTTGAATTCGATGTTGGAATTTTTCCAAGCATTAGTACAAGCAGATATACCAGGTCTTGGTTATAGAGAATTGCTCTCAATGTTATTAGCTCCAGTCAGTCAATCTGTACTTCATAAGCAAGCTTATCATTCTCTTGCAAAATGTGCAGCAGCATTAACAATCACATGGCATCAAGAAGCTCAAGCAGTGgtagaacaatttttaaaagatgttCAAAATCCTCAGAGTGATGCACAgcatatttttgcattattagTTATTGGTGAAATAGGCAGACATgt gGATTTAAGTGGAATAAGTTCTTTAaagcatattattttaaattcattttcttctcattCGGAAGAAGTAAAATCAGCAGCTAGTTATACCTTAGGTAATATAGCAGTCGGAAATCTTCCAAAATATTTgccatttatattaaaagaaattgaagcaCAACCAAAACgtcaatatcttttattacattctttaaaagag attattacatGTCAATCTGCCAGTCCATCCGGTGTATCTCATTTGCAAAACTTCGTGCCTTCGATCTGGATGCTTTTGTATAGGCATTGCGAATGCACAGAAGAAGGTACTCGTAATGTTGTAGCTGAGTGTTTAGGAAAACTTACTTTGATTGATCCTGCTACTTTATTACCAAGATTAcaagaatcattaaaatcaacTTCTGCACTTTTGAGAACTACTACTGTTACCGCTGTTAAATTTACTATTTCTGATCAG CCACAACAAATTGATGTTATGTTAAAACAATGTATGGATAATTTCTTAGTTGCTTTAGAAGATCCTGATTTAAATGTGAGAAGAGTGGCTTTAGTTGCATTTAATTCAGCAGCTCATAATAAACCAATGCTCATAAGAGATTTATTAGATTCTGTGTTACCACATCTTTATGCTGAAACTAAAATAAAG aaagaattaataagagAAGTTGAAATGGGTCCATTCAAACATACAGTAGATGATGGTTTAGATCTTAGAAAAGCAGCATTTGAATGCATGTATACATTACTCGATTCCTGTCTCGATCGTCTTgatgtttttgaatttttaaatcatgtaGAAAATGGTCTCAGAGATCATTATGATATTAAGATGTTAACTTATTTAATGACTGCAAGACTCGCTCAATTATGCCCTACAGCAGTTTTACAga gGTTGGAACGGTTAGTTGAACCATTGAAAAGCACTTGTACAATGAAAGTAAAGGCAAATTCTGTAAAAcaagaatatgaaaaacaaGATGAACTTAAACGCTCGGCATTAAGAGCTGTAGCAGCATTGTTAACTATTCCAGATGCtggtgaaaaatataaaaatctcttacaaatcaagataaattttattatttattttataaattttttttcttctatttcagataaaaatcCATCATTAAGCGAATTTGTAACACAGATCAAATCAACACCTGAACTTCAACCACTTTTCGAAGTAATCCAAAAAGATTGTACTGGTAGTAATGTAAATGAAACCAATGTGATGGATCAGAGCTAA
- the LOC107993349 gene encoding cullin-associated NEDD8-dissociated protein 1 isoform X2 produces the protein MASVSYQIANLLEKMTSTDKDFRFMATNDLMSELQKDNIKLDDDSERKVVKMLLKLLEDKNGEVQNLAVKCLGPLVNKVKEYQVETIVDALCINMVSDKEQLRDISSIGLKTVISELPLGSSALVANVCKRITGRLSSAIEKQEDVSVQLEALDIMADLLSRFGALLITFHSTILAALLPQLSSPRQAVRKRTIIALSHLLTSSNNYLYNKLVDHLLEGLYTQTAKNVIRTYIQCIASICRQAGHRFGEQIEKVMPLIVQYSNEDDDELREYCLQAFESFVYRCPKEITPHINKIIEICLVYITYDPNYNYDDDMNDMSDGEDVMMEVEEDGEEDAEDEYSDDDDMSWKVRRAAAKCLEAVVSSRRELLPELYKIVSPALILRFKEREENVKSDIFHAYIALLRQTRPATGVPLDPDAMEDDDGPIALLQQQVPLIVKAVHRQMKEKSIKTRQDCFSLLKELVLVLPGALSNHIPALIPGIQYSLGDKNSSSNMKIDTLAFVHTLLITHQPEVFHAHMAVLAPPIITAVGDPFYKITAEALLVLQQLVQVIRPHDKTCYFDFTSLSGEIYRCTLMRLRTADIDQEVKERAIACMGQILAHFGDTLFDELHICLPIFLDRLRNEITRLTTVKALTCIAASPLRVDLNQIMEEAIPILGSFLRKNQRALKLCSLPLLDTLVRNYSSTLHADLLDKVTTELPALLNETDLHIAQLTLNLLTTIAKLHPVALTRVSDNILPEILVLVKSPLLQGVALNSMLEFFQALVQADIPGLGYRELLSMLLAPVSQSVLHKQAYHSLAKCAAALTITWHQEAQAVVEQFLKDVQNPQSDAQHIFALLVIGEIGRHVDLSGISSLKHIILNSFSSHSEEVKSAASYTLGNIAVGNLPKYLPFILKEIEAQPKRQYLLLHSLKEIITCQSASPSGVSHLQNFVPSIWMLLYRHCECTEEGTRNVVAECLGKLTLIDPATLLPRLQESLKSTSALLRTTTVTAVKFTISDQPQQIDVMLKQCMDNFLVALEDPDLNVRRVALVAFNSAAHNKPMLIRDLLDSVLPHLYAETKIKKELIREVEMGPFKHTVDDGLDLRKAAFECMYTLLDSCLDRLDVFEFLNHVENGLRDHYDIKMLTYLMTARLAQLCPTAVLQRLERLVEPLKSTCTMKVKANSVKQEYEKQDELKRSALRAVAALLTIPDADKNPSLSEFVTQIKSTPELQPLFEVIQKDCTGSNVNETNVMDQS, from the exons ATGGCTAGTGTTTCTTATCAAATTGCAAACCTGCTGGAAAag atGACATCCACTGATAAGGATTTTAGATTTATGGCAACTAATGATTTAATGAGTGAACTCCAGAAAGACAATATCAAATTGGATGATGATTCAGAACGTAAAGTTGTGAAAATGCTTTTAAAACTATTGGAGGATAAAAATGGAGAAGTACAAAATCTTGCTGTAAAATG TTTGGGCCCACTAGTCAATAAGGTAAAGGAGTATCAGGTGGAAACTATTGTAGATGCCCTATGTATTAACATGGTATCGGATAAAGAACAATTAAGAGATATTTCCAGTATTGGTTTGAAGACTGTAATATCTGAACTTCCTTTGGGATCTAGTGCACTTGTTGCAAATGTTTGTAAACGAATAACTGGTCGACTAAGTAGTGCTatagaaaaa CAGGAGGATGTGTCTGTACAACTTGAGGCACTTGATATTATGGCTGATTTATTGTCTCGTTTTGGTGCTTTATTAATTACGTTTCATTCCACCATTTTGGCTGCATTATTACCGCAACTTTCTTCTCCTCGTCAAGCAGTTCGAAAGCGTACTATAATAGCACTGAGTCATCTTCTAACTTCgagcaataattatttgtataataaacttGTAGATCATTTACTTGAAGGTCTTTATACACAAACAGCGAAAAATGTAATACGTACTTATATACAATGCATTGCTTCTATTTG tcgTCAAGCAGGACACAGATTTGGAGaacaaatagaaaaagttATGCCattaattgtacaatataGTAACGAAGATGATGATGAATTAAGAGAATATTGTTTGCAAGCATTTGAATCATTTGTATACAGATGTCCCAAAGAAATTACTCcgcatataaataaa attatagaaatttgtttGGTTTATATCACATATGatccaaattataattatgatgatGATATGAACGATATGTCTGATGGAGAAGATGTTATGATGGAAGTAGAAGAAGATGGAGAAGAAGATGCAGAAGATGAATATTCAGATGATGATGATATGAGCTGGAAAGTTCGTAGAGCAGCTGCAAAATGTCTTGAAGCTGTTGTATCTAGTAGACGGGAACTTCTTCCTGAACTTTATAAGATTGTTTCTCCAGCtttgattttaagatttaaag aaagagaggaaaatgtAAAGTCTGATATTTTTCACGCATACATTGCACTTCTAAGACAAACAAGACCAGCTACCGGGGTGCCTCTTGATCCCGATGCAATGGAAGATGACGATGGACCTATTGCATTGTTACAACAACAAGTTCCATTAATTGTGAAAGCTGTCCATCgtcaaatgaaagaaaaaagtattaaaacgaGACAAGATtgtttttcgttattaaaagaattagttCTTGTATTGCCTGGTGCTTTGAGTAATCACATACCAGCATTAATACCTGGTATACAATATTCTTTGggagataaaaattcttcatcaAATATGAAGATCGATACATTGGCATTTGTACatactttattaataactcATCAACCGGAAGTCTTTCATGCTCATATGGCAGTCTTAGCACCTCCAATTATAACAGCTGTGGGAGatccattttataaaattacagcAGAAGCATTGTTGGTATTACAACAACTTGTACAAGTAATCAGACCACATg atAAAACatgttattttgattttacatCATTATCTGGAGAAATATATCGATGCACATTAATGAGATTGAGAACAGCAGACATTGATCAAGAAGTAAAAGAAAGAGCAATTGCTTGTATGGGACAAATTCTCGCACATTTCGGAGATACTTTGTTCGATGAATTGCATATATGCCTTCCTATATTCCTGGACAGACTCCGTAATGAAATTACTCGACTTACAACAGTAAAAGCTTTAACATGTATAGCAGCATCTCCTTTAAGAGTAGATCTTAATCAAATTATG gaagAAGCAATTCCAATTCTTGGAtcttttctaagaaaaaatcaacgagctttaaaattatgttctcTTCCACTTTTGGATACATTGGTCCGAAATTATAGTTCTACTCTTCATGCAGATTTATTGGATaag GTGACTACAGAATTACCAGCGTTATTAAATGAAACTGATTTACATATTGCGCAATTAACGCTTAATCTCCTCACCACCATAGCAAAATTACATCCAGTCGCTCTCACGCGAGTTTCTGATAATATCCTTCCAGAAATATTAGTTTTAGTAAAATCTCCACTTTTACaag GAGTGGCTTTGAATTCGATGTTGGAATTTTTCCAAGCATTAGTACAAGCAGATATACCAGGTCTTGGTTATAGAGAATTGCTCTCAATGTTATTAGCTCCAGTCAGTCAATCTGTACTTCATAAGCAAGCTTATCATTCTCTTGCAAAATGTGCAGCAGCATTAACAATCACATGGCATCAAGAAGCTCAAGCAGTGgtagaacaatttttaaaagatgttCAAAATCCTCAGAGTGATGCACAgcatatttttgcattattagTTATTGGTGAAATAGGCAGACATgt gGATTTAAGTGGAATAAGTTCTTTAaagcatattattttaaattcattttcttctcattCGGAAGAAGTAAAATCAGCAGCTAGTTATACCTTAGGTAATATAGCAGTCGGAAATCTTCCAAAATATTTgccatttatattaaaagaaattgaagcaCAACCAAAACgtcaatatcttttattacattctttaaaagag attattacatGTCAATCTGCCAGTCCATCCGGTGTATCTCATTTGCAAAACTTCGTGCCTTCGATCTGGATGCTTTTGTATAGGCATTGCGAATGCACAGAAGAAGGTACTCGTAATGTTGTAGCTGAGTGTTTAGGAAAACTTACTTTGATTGATCCTGCTACTTTATTACCAAGATTAcaagaatcattaaaatcaacTTCTGCACTTTTGAGAACTACTACTGTTACCGCTGTTAAATTTACTATTTCTGATCAG CCACAACAAATTGATGTTATGTTAAAACAATGTATGGATAATTTCTTAGTTGCTTTAGAAGATCCTGATTTAAATGTGAGAAGAGTGGCTTTAGTTGCATTTAATTCAGCAGCTCATAATAAACCAATGCTCATAAGAGATTTATTAGATTCTGTGTTACCACATCTTTATGCTGAAACTAAAATAAAG aaagaattaataagagAAGTTGAAATGGGTCCATTCAAACATACAGTAGATGATGGTTTAGATCTTAGAAAAGCAGCATTTGAATGCATGTATACATTACTCGATTCCTGTCTCGATCGTCTTgatgtttttgaatttttaaatcatgtaGAAAATGGTCTCAGAGATCATTATGATATTAAGATGTTAACTTATTTAATGACTGCAAGACTCGCTCAATTATGCCCTACAGCAGTTTTACAga gGTTGGAACGGTTAGTTGAACCATTGAAAAGCACTTGTACAATGAAAGTAAAGGCAAATTCTGTAAAAcaagaatatgaaaaacaaGATGAACTTAAACGCTCGGCATTAAGAGCTGTAGCAGCATTGTTAACTATTCCAGATGCtg ataaaaatcCATCATTAAGCGAATTTGTAACACAGATCAAATCAACACCTGAACTTCAACCACTTTTCGAAGTAATCCAAAAAGATTGTACTGGTAGTAATGTAAATGAAACCAATGTGATGGATCAGAGCTAA